Proteins from one Flavobacterium sp. N2038 genomic window:
- a CDS encoding pirin family protein yields the protein MSNINLIIEERAANIGNFMVGRLLPFREKRAVGPFVFIDHMGPAHLSDHENMDVPPHPHIGLSTLTFLFEGSIMHRDSLGTELEIKPGAVNWMTAGKGIVHSERTPEYLRHSDKMLHGLQIWVALPKELEQMDPNFAHVEADDIPAWEEDGVSYKLIAGEAFGKKSPVPVYSPLYFIEIKSKTTQKINIGSHLFGESGLYILEGSIKSGEHVYDPKQILITNDSTLCEFEIAANSTVYIFGGQSFPEEHFIFWNFVSSDKNLIEKAKHDWTAQTFPKVPGETEFVPLPEPRIK from the coding sequence ATGTCAAATATCAATTTAATTATCGAAGAACGTGCTGCCAATATTGGCAACTTTATGGTAGGTCGTTTATTGCCTTTCCGCGAAAAAAGAGCCGTTGGGCCATTTGTATTTATCGATCATATGGGGCCAGCGCATTTAAGTGATCATGAAAATATGGATGTTCCGCCACATCCGCATATTGGACTTTCTACACTAACTTTTTTGTTTGAAGGAAGCATTATGCACCGCGATAGTTTAGGAACAGAATTAGAAATAAAACCCGGAGCAGTCAACTGGATGACAGCCGGAAAAGGAATCGTTCACTCTGAAAGAACTCCTGAATATTTAAGACATTCAGACAAAATGCTTCACGGATTGCAGATTTGGGTGGCACTCCCTAAAGAATTGGAACAAATGGATCCAAATTTTGCACATGTTGAAGCAGATGATATTCCGGCTTGGGAAGAAGATGGTGTTTCATACAAATTAATTGCCGGCGAAGCATTCGGAAAAAAATCTCCGGTTCCCGTTTATAGTCCGTTATATTTTATTGAAATTAAAAGTAAAACCACTCAAAAAATTAATATTGGAAGCCATTTATTTGGTGAAAGCGGTTTGTATATTTTAGAAGGAAGTATTAAAAGTGGTGAACATGTTTATGATCCAAAACAGATCTTAATTACCAACGACAGTACACTTTGCGAATTTGAAATTGCCGCTAATTCAACCGTATATATCTTTGGAGGGCAATCGTTTCCTGAAGAACATTTTATATTTTGGAACTTTGTTTCTTCGGATAAAAACCTCATCGAAAAAGCCAAACATGACTGGACAGCACAGACTTTTCCAAAAGTACCGGGAGAAACTGAATTTGTTCCGTTACCTGAACCAAGAATCAAATAA
- a CDS encoding OsmC family protein, with protein sequence MDTVSAKIDTRLYRTEITSTSGNILISDEPTQLGGKNLGLNPTELLASSLASCTLITLRMYINRKQWDVSEINVKIDFERNSERNVSSFIRKIEVIGEVDEMQRLRLETIANSCPIHKTLTHSIEIKTTLI encoded by the coding sequence ATGGATACAGTATCAGCAAAAATAGATACGCGTTTATATCGCACCGAAATAACATCTACCAGTGGAAATATCTTAATTTCAGACGAACCGACACAATTGGGAGGTAAAAACTTAGGTTTAAATCCTACTGAACTTTTAGCTTCGTCTTTGGCCTCATGCACTTTGATTACTTTACGAATGTACATCAATCGCAAACAATGGGATGTTTCAGAAATAAACGTCAAAATTGATTTTGAAAGAAACTCAGAACGAAATGTATCTTCTTTTATCCGAAAAATTGAAGTAATTGGCGAAGTCGACGAGATGCAAAGACTAAGATTAGAAACCATTGCAAATAGTTGCCCTATACATAAAACACTAACACATTCAATCGAAATTAAAACGACATTAATATAA
- a CDS encoding GNAT family N-acetyltransferase produces MEIQQINDTRRGYFEAVEDGKEAGKMTYTWAGDSKFIIDHTEVNPEFNGKGVGKKLVMAAVEYARTNNLKIIPLCPFAKSVFDKVQEIHDVLFS; encoded by the coding sequence ATGGAAATTCAACAAATAAACGATACAAGAAGAGGCTATTTTGAAGCTGTAGAAGATGGGAAAGAAGCTGGAAAAATGACCTACACTTGGGCAGGAGACTCAAAATTTATTATTGATCATACAGAAGTGAATCCTGAATTTAATGGAAAAGGTGTTGGTAAAAAACTAGTCATGGCCGCAGTAGAATATGCCAGAACAAACAATCTGAAAATTATTCCACTTTGTCCTTTTGCAAAAAGTGTTTTTGATAAGGTGCAGGAAATACATGATGTACTTTTTTCTTAA
- a CDS encoding adenosine deaminase, which translates to MTRIITLFCIFIAQIGFSQSAESYLEKIRNNEALLTAFFQQMPKGGDLHHHFSGSIYAEPLLERAITEDFYLNLETMEVSKTKPANGNWQTFSSLKNQGKLDYYQQQVMQTWSIKDYNGSVPSDDQFFDSFMKFEPTIAGHFAEGMLELKKRAIAENVSYIETQLSTIPCDMNVSDLTDFNTKLRQAAAQKDEKAVLKLLDELYKSFQQKDAKKYALDFNTNFIAKLHKDLKIDDEKFTMRYQNFVLRFMDPVDLFKNLSIAFISANDSKLVAGVNIVSPEHGENSMKDYWLHMVMFKYCHSKFPDVKYTLHAGELTLGLVQPEDLTWHINDAIYVAGANRIGHGVDIAYEANSYDLLKYMSKNNIPVEINLTSNEFILKVKDNRHPFTLYKEFNVPIVISTDDAGILRSNMTEQYVLLAKRYQDVSYATIKQYVYNSINYSFIQDASVKKQLIKDLDTRFKAFEAKFSKN; encoded by the coding sequence ATGACAAGGATAATTACGCTTTTCTGTATTTTTATAGCACAAATCGGCTTTTCTCAATCGGCTGAAAGTTATTTAGAAAAAATCAGAAACAATGAAGCTCTCTTAACAGCTTTTTTTCAACAAATGCCAAAAGGAGGCGATTTACACCACCATTTTTCAGGATCAATTTATGCAGAACCTCTTTTAGAAAGAGCAATCACAGAAGATTTCTATTTGAATTTAGAAACTATGGAAGTTTCTAAAACCAAACCTGCAAACGGAAACTGGCAAACTTTCTCCTCATTAAAAAATCAAGGCAAACTAGATTACTACCAACAGCAAGTTATGCAGACCTGGTCTATCAAGGATTATAATGGATCTGTACCTTCCGATGATCAGTTTTTTGACTCTTTCATGAAATTTGAACCAACTATCGCAGGTCATTTTGCAGAAGGAATGCTCGAATTAAAAAAACGTGCTATTGCAGAAAATGTAAGTTATATCGAAACACAATTATCGACAATTCCATGCGATATGAATGTTTCGGATTTGACTGATTTTAATACAAAATTGCGTCAGGCTGCGGCTCAAAAAGATGAAAAAGCAGTTTTAAAACTTTTAGACGAATTGTATAAATCATTTCAACAAAAAGACGCCAAAAAATATGCATTAGATTTCAACACAAATTTTATTGCTAAGTTGCATAAAGATTTAAAAATAGATGACGAAAAATTCACCATGCGTTATCAGAATTTTGTGCTTCGATTTATGGATCCGGTTGATTTGTTTAAAAACTTAAGCATCGCCTTTATCTCTGCAAATGACAGTAAGCTGGTTGCAGGTGTCAATATTGTTTCTCCGGAACATGGCGAAAATTCAATGAAAGATTACTGGTTACATATGGTAATGTTTAAATATTGTCATTCGAAATTTCCTGATGTAAAATATACGCTTCATGCCGGCGAATTGACTTTAGGCTTAGTTCAGCCAGAAGATTTAACCTGGCATATTAACGACGCTATTTATGTTGCCGGCGCTAACAGAATTGGTCATGGAGTTGATATAGCTTACGAAGCAAATTCGTATGATTTACTGAAATACATGTCCAAAAATAATATTCCTGTTGAGATCAATTTAACGAGCAATGAATTTATTCTGAAAGTAAAAGATAACAGACATCCGTTTACGCTTTATAAAGAATTTAATGTGCCAATTGTAATTAGTACAGATGATGCTGGAATTTTGAGAAGTAATATGACCGAACAATATGTTTTATTAGCCAAAAGATATCAGGATGTTTCATATGCAACGATAAAACAATACGTTTACAACAGCATTAATTACAGTTTCATTCAAGATGCATCTGTAAAAAAACAATTAATTAAAGATTTAGATACTCGTTTTAAAGCTTTTGAAGCGAAGTTTTCTAAAAACTAA
- a CDS encoding antibiotic biosynthesis monooxygenase family protein: protein MILEAAFLYVKPELASQFEVDFAKASQYISSINGYSGHRLEKCLEVQNKYLLLVDWNTLEDHTIGFRTSEAYLEWKKILHHYYEPFPIVEHFETVFENKK, encoded by the coding sequence ATGATTCTAGAAGCAGCATTTTTATATGTTAAACCGGAATTAGCCTCTCAATTTGAGGTTGATTTTGCAAAAGCAAGCCAATACATATCATCAATAAACGGTTATTCAGGACATCGTTTGGAAAAATGTCTGGAAGTCCAAAACAAATATCTTTTATTGGTCGATTGGAATACGCTTGAAGATCATACAATTGGTTTTAGAACTTCTGAAGCTTATCTGGAATGGAAAAAGATTTTACATCATTATTACGAACCGTTTCCGATTGTAGAACATTTTGAAACTGTTTTCGAGAATAAAAAATAG
- the rlmH gene encoding 23S rRNA (pseudouridine(1915)-N(3))-methyltransferase RlmH, with amino-acid sequence MNIKLIAIGKTDNKSLQTLIDDYTKRLSFYIKFDLEIIPDIKNVKNLSESQQKEKEGELILSKLSATDQLILLDENGKNFSSVGFSEELQKKMNSGIKTLVFVIGGPYGFSDTVYSKAQGKISLSLMTFSHQMVRLFFIEQLYRGFTILRNEPYHHQ; translated from the coding sequence ATGAACATCAAACTCATCGCAATAGGCAAAACGGATAACAAATCGCTTCAAACTCTGATTGACGATTATACCAAACGTTTGTCGTTTTACATCAAATTTGATTTGGAAATTATTCCCGATATCAAAAACGTAAAAAACTTATCTGAAAGCCAGCAAAAGGAAAAAGAAGGCGAATTAATTCTGTCGAAACTTTCGGCTACTGATCAATTAATACTTTTGGATGAAAACGGAAAAAACTTCTCTAGTGTAGGTTTCTCAGAAGAATTGCAAAAGAAAATGAATTCAGGAATCAAAACACTGGTTTTTGTAATTGGCGGACCTTACGGGTTTTCAGATACCGTTTACAGTAAAGCGCAGGGAAAAATTTCGCTTTCGCTAATGACGTTTTCTCATCAAATGGTTCGTTTATTTTTTATCGAGCAGCTATACAGAGGATTTACGATTTTGCGTAATGAACCTTATCACCATCAATAA
- a CDS encoding CHRD domain-containing protein — MKSLLRFSAILCLLFIGISCSNNDDNSSPVIVTFTASLTPVTGATSTASGDATLKLNQTAKTFEIKVNFTGLTPIHGHVHNAAKAIVIPFPDSSVSTSPITVSGTLTDTQIAELMANQYYVNLHTTAYPDGEISGTLIKTGTSGGGGGGGGGY, encoded by the coding sequence ATGAAATCTTTACTTCGTTTTTCAGCAATCTTATGTTTGCTTTTTATTGGAATTTCATGTTCTAATAATGATGACAATTCTAGTCCGGTTATTGTGACATTTACTGCAAGTTTGACTCCCGTTACAGGCGCTACTTCAACAGCCTCTGGTGATGCTACACTCAAATTAAACCAAACAGCCAAAACGTTTGAAATAAAAGTAAATTTTACAGGACTAACACCAATTCACGGGCATGTTCACAATGCTGCCAAAGCAATTGTTATTCCATTTCCCGACTCAAGTGTATCAACTTCACCCATAACAGTGTCCGGTACACTTACAGATACACAAATAGCTGAATTAATGGCTAATCAATATTATGTAAACCTGCATACAACTGCTTATCCTGATGGAGAAATAAGCGGAACCCTCATCAAAACAGGTACCTCCGGTGGCGGAGGTGGTGGAGGTGGCGGTTATTAA
- a CDS encoding DUF4919 domain-containing protein produces MKKKCFLVCFVCFMVNLSSGQAPLPPPPPTQKVKKADLIYGDPDGKDNKKSQNSKVKATGVKNSTKVYGEDKSQQSVQRFDVKFTESTNPNSIYYYKNVEALLQKGDTTAITAAQIISLTKYKIHSKTINPTYLDSLARKVYKLNEDKKYNEAIIVAKEILSQSPNNITGHKELSYAYKRLGNTELCNLHFSMMVKIIASVFKYGEGSRESPYILNNFFEGVSIYEARFGLYPQKTRLILTKEKVLLGGYDSYHIMRFSNLTHWLPLLKPEDYKIE; encoded by the coding sequence ATGAAAAAGAAATGTTTCTTGGTTTGCTTTGTTTGTTTTATGGTTAATTTAAGCTCTGGACAAGCTCCTTTGCCACCACCACCGCCAACGCAAAAGGTTAAAAAAGCAGATCTAATTTATGGAGATCCCGACGGAAAAGATAATAAGAAAAGTCAAAACTCTAAAGTAAAAGCAACAGGAGTAAAAAATAGTACTAAAGTTTACGGAGAAGATAAATCCCAACAAAGCGTTCAGCGTTTTGATGTAAAGTTTACCGAATCTACAAATCCAAATTCTATTTATTACTACAAAAATGTTGAAGCTCTTCTTCAAAAAGGAGATACAACAGCTATAACGGCTGCACAAATAATAAGTCTGACTAAATATAAAATTCATTCTAAGACAATAAATCCGACTTATTTAGATAGTTTAGCCCGTAAAGTTTATAAACTTAATGAAGACAAAAAATATAATGAAGCAATTATTGTAGCTAAAGAAATTCTCAGTCAAAGTCCTAACAACATTACGGGGCATAAAGAATTAAGTTACGCTTATAAACGTCTTGGTAATACAGAATTGTGCAATCTTCATTTTTCGATGATGGTCAAGATTATCGCATCAGTATTTAAATATGGAGAAGGAAGTCGCGAATCGCCTTATATTTTGAATAATTTTTTTGAAGGAGTATCTATATATGAAGCCAGATTTGGTTTGTATCCTCAAAAGACCAGGCTGATTCTCACAAAAGAAAAAGTGCTTTTAGGAGGCTATGATAGTTATCATATAATGCGTTTTTCAAATTTAACGCATTGGCTTCCTTTACTTAAACCAGAAGATTATAAAATCGAATAA
- the folP gene encoding dihydropteroate synthase: protein MTINCKGKLIDLEIPKVMGILNVTPNSFFDGGKYKNEVEIISQVEKMLSEGATFIDIGAYSSKPSAEFVTEQEEIDRIVPAIELILKHYPEALLSIDTFRAEVAKASIESGAAIINDIAAGELDENMFDVIAHYNVPYIMMHMRGNPQTMQSLTQYEDIVKEMLFYFSEKVKKARSLGINDLILDPGFGFAKTTDQNYEVMQKMELFNLLKLPVLAGISRKSMIYKTLDITPQEALNGTTFLNTIALTKGAKILRVHDVKEAVECVTLFNKMSF from the coding sequence ATGACAATTAACTGCAAAGGCAAACTTATAGATTTAGAGATTCCAAAGGTAATGGGAATCCTGAATGTCACGCCAAATTCTTTTTTTGACGGTGGAAAATATAAAAACGAAGTTGAAATTATTTCGCAGGTTGAAAAAATGCTTTCAGAAGGGGCAACTTTCATTGATATAGGAGCATATTCCAGTAAACCAAGCGCTGAATTTGTAACAGAGCAAGAAGAAATTGACCGAATTGTTCCTGCAATTGAATTGATTTTAAAGCATTATCCGGAAGCATTGTTGTCAATAGATACTTTTAGAGCCGAAGTGGCAAAAGCAAGTATAGAAAGTGGCGCAGCGATTATAAACGATATTGCAGCAGGAGAACTCGACGAGAATATGTTTGATGTAATTGCGCATTACAATGTACCATACATTATGATGCATATGCGAGGTAATCCACAAACGATGCAGAGCCTGACACAATACGAAGATATTGTAAAAGAAATGCTTTTCTATTTTTCTGAAAAAGTAAAAAAAGCAAGAAGTTTAGGAATCAACGACTTGATTTTAGATCCCGGTTTTGGTTTTGCTAAAACAACCGATCAGAATTATGAAGTAATGCAAAAAATGGAGCTTTTTAATTTATTAAAGTTACCGGTTTTAGCAGGAATTTCCAGAAAATCGATGATATACAAAACACTTGATATTACACCACAAGAAGCTTTAAACGGAACAACATTCCTGAATACAATTGCTTTGACCAAAGGAGCAAAAATCCTTCGTGTTCATGATGTGAAAGAAGCTGTTGAGTGCGTTACTTTGTTTAATAAAATGAGTTTTTAA